One Streptomyces sp. L2 genomic window carries:
- a CDS encoding protein phosphatase 2C domain-containing protein, translating into MSQQGGTSARHEDDWWGQLYDDSTEDTGPTAAPDSLDDRFASAKRTVTGRGRGERGPARPAPAQDPPREPAVPPQRTSTPPDTPTPPPAPSQPPQPPSPKPAATPTRPEPTAATPTRPEPTAAPESQAPSEPLAAPESRIPAESQTPPRRTAAPESQVPAESQAPPEQPAAPAPPASPGLTKPPAEPEPPEPHKAPELSEAPAEPGPPAATILDPALQPGPPALTLDPAPPATLASAPPTSHPDRPEPPARVTEPVLPPALTAPPPSSVDYVGSGPPTYDAEPTALPAADPDELGALVADTVLDGARYGACTVRAVSLRGDSARYRGEPRRDALLTARFGSGEHALVLVAMATGARATPGAHRAAADACRLIGRAVGRSHQRLGEDIRAARRGELKSGLHRLTDRSLGKLRASAVEQGLDPEEYAASLRCLLLPADPSCRTRVFFGVGDGGLFRLRGGEWQDIEPPLPPAAGPGGPAGRTATGFGSAPAETPEGDRLTMDLGIPTPPSPYEPAPAPPRAPFRFRASVARPGDALVMCTGGLSDPLRGEPALCAYLARRWSCPAPPGLAEFLADAQVRVKGYADDRTAAAVWEA; encoded by the coding sequence ATGAGCCAGCAGGGGGGTACGTCCGCCCGTCATGAGGACGACTGGTGGGGGCAGTTGTACGACGACTCCACCGAGGACACGGGGCCCACAGCGGCTCCTGATTCCCTGGACGACCGCTTCGCCTCGGCGAAGAGGACGGTGACGGGGCGAGGACGCGGAGAGCGGGGCCCGGCCCGCCCGGCACCCGCCCAGGACCCGCCCCGCGAACCGGCGGTCCCACCCCAGCGCACCTCCACACCCCCTGACACCCCGACCCCGCCGCCGGCACCGTCCCAGCCCCCGCAGCCGCCCTCGCCGAAACCGGCCGCAACTCCCACGCGGCCCGAGCCCACGGCCGCAACTCCCACGCGGCCCGAGCCCACGGCCGCGCCCGAATCCCAGGCTCCGTCCGAGCCCTTGGCCGCGCCCGAATCCCGGATTCCGGCCGAATCCCAGACTCCGCCCAGGCGCACGGCCGCGCCCGAATCCCAGGTTCCGGCCGAATCCCAGGCCCCGCCCGAGCAGCCCGCCGCCCCGGCACCCCCGGCGTCCCCCGGGCTCACGAAGCCGCCGGCCGAACCGGAACCGCCCGAGCCACACAAGGCACCCGAGCTGTCCGAGGCACCCGCCGAACCCGGACCGCCCGCCGCCACCATCCTCGACCCCGCCCTCCAGCCCGGACCGCCCGCCCTCACCCTCGACCCCGCCCCGCCCGCCACCCTCGCGTCCGCCCCGCCCACCTCCCATCCCGATCGCCCCGAACCTCCCGCCCGGGTCACCGAGCCAGTCCTCCCCCCGGCCCTCACGGCGCCGCCCCCCTCCTCCGTCGACTACGTCGGTTCCGGCCCCCCGACCTATGACGCCGAGCCCACCGCGCTGCCCGCCGCCGACCCGGACGAACTCGGCGCGCTGGTCGCCGACACCGTGCTGGACGGTGCCCGGTACGGGGCGTGCACCGTGCGGGCCGTGTCGCTGCGCGGGGACTCGGCGCGCTACCGGGGCGAGCCGCGCCGGGACGCGCTGCTGACCGCGCGCTTCGGTTCGGGCGAGCACGCGCTGGTGCTCGTCGCGATGGCGACCGGCGCGCGCGCCACGCCGGGCGCGCACCGGGCGGCGGCCGACGCGTGCCGGCTGATCGGGCGGGCCGTGGGCCGCAGCCACCAGCGGCTCGGCGAGGACATCCGGGCGGCCCGGCGCGGCGAGCTGAAGTCCGGGCTGCACCGGCTCACCGACCGCAGTCTCGGCAAGCTCCGCGCGAGCGCGGTCGAGCAGGGCCTCGACCCGGAGGAGTACGCGGCGAGCCTGCGCTGCCTGCTGCTGCCGGCCGATCCCTCCTGCCGGACCCGCGTGTTCTTCGGCGTCGGCGACGGGGGGCTGTTCCGGCTGCGCGGCGGCGAGTGGCAGGACATCGAACCACCGCTGCCACCGGCCGCCGGCCCGGGCGGTCCCGCCGGCCGGACCGCCACCGGCTTCGGCTCCGCGCCCGCCGAGACACCCGAGGGGGACCGGCTCACCATGGACCTCGGCATCCCGACCCCGCCGAGCCCGTACGAGCCCGCGCCCGCGCCGCCCCGCGCGCCCTTCCGGTTCCGCGCCTCCGTAGCCCGGCCGGGTGACGCGCTGGTGATGTGCACCGGCGGCCTGTCCGACCCGCTGCGCGGCGAGCCGGCCCTGTGCGCCTACCTGGCCCGGCGCTGGTCCTGCCCCGCCCCGCCCGGCCTCGCCGAGTTCCTGGCGGACGCCCAGGTCAGGGTCAAGGGATACGCGGACGACCGTACGGCGGCCGCCGTGTGGGAGGCGTAG
- a CDS encoding TrmB family transcriptional regulator, with translation MLAALGLDEIHEEAYRALVSVGAADVADLARRLTLGESDTERALRRLERQGLAAQSSARPDRWVAAPPGVALGALLTQQRHELEKAELAAALLAEEYRATAAEPAVHDLVEVVTGASAVAQRFLQLQLGAAEEVCALVTGKPVVVSGMENEAEAQAAGRGVRYRVVVEREVLDPPHGLTELTAALNRDEQVRVADRVPTKLVVADRSLALVPLTSKTAEPAALVVHASGLLQLLAGLFESVWREALPLRLGAAGVAEECPDAPDPTDLEVLSLLLAGLTDASVAKQLDLGLRTVQRRVRRLMELAGVTTRLQLGWHAYERGWVARENPRGV, from the coding sequence ATGCTGGCAGCGCTGGGGCTGGACGAGATCCACGAGGAGGCGTACCGGGCGCTGGTGTCCGTGGGCGCCGCCGACGTCGCCGATCTGGCGCGGCGCCTGACGCTCGGCGAGTCCGACACCGAGCGTGCGCTGCGCCGGCTGGAGCGGCAGGGCCTGGCCGCGCAGTCCTCGGCGCGGCCGGACCGCTGGGTGGCGGCCCCGCCCGGCGTGGCGCTGGGCGCGCTGCTGACCCAGCAGCGGCACGAGCTGGAGAAGGCGGAGCTGGCGGCGGCGCTGCTCGCCGAGGAGTACCGGGCGACGGCGGCGGAGCCGGCGGTGCACGACCTGGTGGAGGTGGTGACGGGCGCCTCCGCGGTCGCCCAGCGGTTCCTGCAGTTGCAGCTGGGCGCCGCCGAGGAGGTGTGCGCGCTGGTCACGGGCAAGCCGGTGGTGGTGTCCGGCATGGAGAACGAGGCGGAGGCGCAGGCGGCCGGCCGCGGGGTGCGCTACCGGGTGGTGGTGGAGCGGGAGGTGCTGGATCCGCCGCACGGGCTGACCGAGCTGACGGCCGCGCTGAACCGGGACGAGCAGGTGCGGGTGGCGGACCGGGTACCGACCAAGCTGGTCGTCGCCGACCGTTCCCTCGCCCTGGTGCCGCTCACCTCGAAGACGGCCGAGCCGGCCGCGCTGGTGGTGCACGCCAGCGGGCTGCTGCAGTTGCTGGCCGGGCTGTTCGAGTCGGTGTGGCGCGAGGCGCTGCCGCTGCGGCTGGGCGCGGCCGGGGTGGCCGAGGAGTGCCCCGACGCCCCGGACCCGACCGACCTGGAGGTGCTGTCGCTGCTCCTGGCCGGGCTGACCGACGCGAGCGTCGCGAAGCAGCTCGATCTGGGCCTGCGGACCGTGCAGCGCCGGGTGCGGCGCCTGATGGAGCTGGCGGGGGTGACGACCCGGCTGCAACTCGGCTGGCACGCCTACGAACGGGGCTGGGTGGCGCGGGAGAACCCGCGGGGGGTGTGA
- a CDS encoding DUF456 domain-containing protein: MGVWELLLVGLVIALGVCGVLVPGLPGAWLVWAAVVWWALSDARPVAWWVLVGATAVLLLSLAVRWALPPRRPRTPGDTPPGLGPYAGAGAFLGFLLVPVLGALPGFLTGIYLHERRRLGGHGPAMASLRTTMRSGGAAALAELFACLLIAGAWLGAVVGA, from the coding sequence ATGGGAGTGTGGGAACTCCTGCTGGTGGGTCTGGTGATCGCACTCGGCGTGTGCGGGGTGCTGGTGCCGGGTCTGCCCGGGGCCTGGCTGGTGTGGGCGGCGGTCGTGTGGTGGGCGCTGTCGGACGCGCGGCCGGTGGCGTGGTGGGTGCTGGTCGGCGCCACCGCGGTGCTGCTGCTGTCCCTGGCGGTGCGCTGGGCGTTGCCGCCGCGCCGCCCCCGGACGCCGGGCGACACGCCGCCGGGCCTGGGGCCGTACGCCGGTGCGGGCGCGTTCCTCGGCTTCCTGCTGGTCCCGGTGCTCGGCGCCCTGCCGGGCTTCCTGACCGGCATCTACCTGCACGAACGCCGGCGCCTCGGCGGTCACGGCCCGGCCATGGCCTCGCTGCGTACGACGATGCGGTCGGGCGGCGCCGCCGCGCTGGCCGAGCTGTTCGCCTGCCTGCTGATCGCGGGGGCGTGGCTGGGGGCGGTGGTGGGCGCCTGA